The proteins below are encoded in one region of Helianthus annuus cultivar XRQ/B chromosome 2, HanXRQr2.0-SUNRISE, whole genome shotgun sequence:
- the LOC110913375 gene encoding CASP-like protein 4A3 — protein MENNHHTTTTTTTTRHHTTTNNRSMSDTDDEFHSPLHDIPTSPSKALVVSDNKYFTTTARSPTSNHQKPPQTVPLPPPVVVSAAYNRTEREEPVTGVTKMSPSGGEEGGRPVSPARRVKRDVVLDRAALGFRVLEVVLCLIAFSVMASDKTQGWSGDSFDRYKEYRYVVAVNAIAFAYAAFQAIDMTYRLIYKKHIFSYSLRPLFDFSTDQILAYLLISASSSAATRVDDWVSNWGKDDFTEMATASIGMSFLAFLAFALSALISGYNLCNQKSL, from the exons atgGAAAAcaaccaccacaccaccaccaccaccaccactacgcgccaccacaccaccaccaacaACCGTTCAATGTCCGACACCGACGACGAATTCCACTCCCCTCTCCACGATATCCCCACATCTCCATCCAAAGCCTTGGTCGTTTCCGACAACAAGTACTTCACAACAACCGCCAGATCACCGACGTCAAACCACCAGAAGCCGCCGCAAACAGTGCCTCTGCCGCCGCCGGTGGTGGTGTCGGCGGCGTATAACCGTACGGAGAGAGAGGAGCCGGTGACCGGAGTTACAAAGATGAGCCCTAGCGGCGGTGAGGAGGGAGGAAGGCCGGTGTCGCCGGCGAGGAGAGTGAAGCGAGATGTGGTGTTGGATCGAGCGGCGCtagggtttagggttttggaaGTGGTTTTATGTTTGATTGCGTTTTCTGTTATGGCTTCTGATAAGACTCAGGGGTGGAGTGGTGATTCTTTTGATCGGTACAAGGAGTACAG GTATGTCGTGGCAGTGAACGCTATTGCTTTTGCATATGCTGCATTTCAAGCAATTGACATGACGTATCGGTTAATTTATAAAAAGCACATCTTCTCATATTCTCTTCGCCCTCTTTTTGACTTCTCTACAGATCAG ATATTGGCTTATCTTTTGATATCGGCATCCTCTTCAGCAGCCACGAGAGTGGACGATTGGGTATCAAATTGGGGAAAAGACGATTTCACAGAAATGGCAACTGCATCAATAGGAATGTCGTTTTTAGCTTTTCTTGCGTTTGCCCTTAGCGCGCTCATATCTGGTTACAATCTTTGTAATCAGAAATCTCTTTGA
- the LOC110913366 gene encoding protein EXECUTER 2, chloroplastic, with the protein MAITTAYWATGTSVPNIPQTRPPISSNFDLSVAKKPYNLKFISGSSNSFKSSPINTSCRCSSSNGASSDHATSSDWDWIRWTRHFDEIEVAERSVSLLQFQLEEAIEKEDFQEAIKLKKAIAEATSKDSVAEIMSELKNAIHEERYHEASKLCKNTGSGLVGWWVGYSKDSDDPFGRLIRITPGVGRFIGKSYNPRQLVSASPGTPLFEIFVVKEHDETYTMQVVFMQRAKASNSKATGPSNSSSTEGTSMSDTKNASVIDVKVNEDKPGKNDEKSINFEGSTEDGIKSVFNFLKEKIPELKIKDLKVMKVDVEQVIEDNDTVNQLIQEDDEKSTSDEESESEDGNTDSNNDEPEDAKSLEMKLFVGGVLHSRDDAPSKDEFVRVPANIEEMEKDSFVLHVPVKSHNDNDSEESIASKVKIAAIASQGVSELMPPDVAKALWSSDKVSRKVSRDVREIVKFAVSQAKKREKLSEYTNFSRITTSKGDLDPFDGLYVGAFGPYGTEVVQLKRKYGNWSGANDVEFFEYVEAVKVTGDLNVPAGQVTFRAKIAKGGHFSNRGMYPDELGVVSSYKGQGRIAEFGFKNPKWVEGELLQLNGKGMGPYVKGADLGFLYVVPEQSFLVLFNRLRLPE; encoded by the exons ATGGCGATTACAACCGCTTATTGGGCTACTGGAACCTCAGTTCCCAATATCCCCCAAACCAGACCCCCTATATCGTCCAATTTCGATTTATCCGTTGCGAAGAAACCCTATAATTTGAAATTCATTTCAGGTTCCAGTAACTCGTTCAAAtcttcaccgattaacaccagtTGCCGTTGCAGTAGCAGTAATGGCGCCAGTTCTGATCATGCCACGTCATCGGATTGGGATTGGATTAGGTGGACACGTCATTTTGATGAAATTGAGGTTGCTGAGCGGTCTGTTTCACTTCTTCAG TTTCAACTAGAAGAAGCAATAGAGAAAGAAGATTTCCAGGAAGCTATAAAGTTAAAAAAAGCTATAGCAGAAGCGACATCAAAGGATAGTGTTGCTGAGATTATGTCTGAATTGAAG AATGCAATACATGAAGAGCGTTACCATGAAGCTTCAAAGTTGTGTAAAAATACAGGAAGTGGGCTG GTTGGTTGGTGGGTGGGTTACTCTAAAGATTCCGATGACCCGTTTGGAAGACTTATACGCATAACACCTGGTGTAGGCAGATTTATTGGCAAAAGCTATAACCCAAG ACAATTGGTTTCTGCATCTCCTGGAACTCCTCTGTTCGAAATATTTGTGGTTAAAGAGCATGATGAAACATACACTATGCAG GTGGTATTCATGCAACGAGCTAAAGCAAGCAACTCGAAAGCCACCGGTCCATCGAATTCTTCATCCACTGAAGGGACATCAATGAGTGATACTAAAAATGCATCTGTGATTGATGTGAAAGTAAACGAAGATAAACCTGGCAAAAACGATGAGAAAAGCATAAATTTTGAGGGATCCACCGAAGACGGGATAAAAAGCGTGTTTAATTTCCTCAAAGAGAAAATCCCTGAACTAAAAATCAAAGATTTAAAGGTTATGAAAGTCGACGTTGAACAAGTAATCGAGGATAATGATACTGTTAATCAACTGATccaagaagatgatgagaaatcaACTTCGGATGAagaatctgaatctgaagatgGAAACACGGATTCAAATAACGATGAACCAGAAGATGCAAAAAGTTTAGAAATGAAACTATTTGTTGGGGGAGTTTTACACAGTAGAGACGATGCACCGTCAAAAGATGAATTTGTGCGTGTTCCTGCTAATATTGAAGAGATGGAGAAGGACTCTTTTGTCCTTCATGTTCCGGTTAAGAGTCATAATGATAATGATAGTGAGGAAAGCATTGCGTCGAAGGTAAAAATAGCGGCTATTGCTAGTCAAGGTGTTTCTGAATTGATGCCTCCGGATGTGGCTAAGGCTTTATGGAGTTCTGATAAAGTTTCTAGGAAG GTCTCAAGGGATGTTCGTGAAATCGTCAAGTTTGCGGTTAGTCAAGCAAAGAAGCGTGAGAAATTATCAGAATATACAAATTTTAGTCGGATCACTACATCTAAAGGGGATTTAGATCCATTTGACG GCCTTTATGTTGGTGCATTTGGCCCATATGGTACTGAGGTAGTACAACTGAAGCGAAAATATGGCAACTGGAGTGGTGCGAATGATGTCGAGTTTTTTGAGTATGTTGAAGCTGTGAAAGTGACAGGCGATCTTAATGTTCCTGCAGGCCAG gtgACATTTCGTGCTAAAATTGCAAAAGGGGGCCATTTTTCGAACCGTGGAATGTATCCAGATGAATTAGGAGTG GTTTCGAGTTACAAAGGTCAAGGTAGGATCGCTGAATTCGGGTTCAAAAATCCAAAGTGGGTCGAGGGTGAACTCCTCCAACTTAACGGCAAG GGTATGGGACCGTATGTCAAAGGCGCAGACCTTGGTTTTCTTTACGTTGTCCCTGAACAAAGCTTTCTCGTGCTATTTAACCGTTTAAGACTGCCGGAATAA